In one Brassica oleracea var. oleracea cultivar TO1000 chromosome C9, BOL, whole genome shotgun sequence genomic region, the following are encoded:
- the LOC106318687 gene encoding SPX domain-containing membrane protein At1g63010, whose amino-acid sequence MVAFGKYLQRKQIEEWRGYYINYKLMKQRVKQYAEQIRGGSQHPRHVLKDFSRMLDTQIEKTVLFMLEQQGLLAGRLSTLRETHDAVLEQPDISKIVELRESYRDVGRDLLQLLKFVELNAIGLRKILKKFDKRFGYRFADYYVKTRANHPYSQLQQVFKHVGVGAVVGAISRNLHELQENEGSFYSIYDQPVLPLQDPVVEAIKTAVDKLTNSTSFLNFLAQHALIMQDDLQTPSEDTIDERTYHFNSLLLNLGNTFLYMVNTYIIVPTADDYSMSLGAAATVCGVVIGSMAVAQVFSSVYFSAWSNKSYFKPLVFSSIALFIGNLMYALAYDANSITLLLVGRLCCGLGSARAVNRRYISDCVPLRIRMQASAGFVSASALGMACGPALAGLLQIKFKFYKLTFNQSTLPGWVMAVAWLFYLVWLCISFKEPLRDTEEQERSKRNETSSMTERIEEGIRKPLLITSGILPDDEEDCDESEESADDSRRPANSFGDAYRLLTPSVKVQLLIYFMLKYAMEILLSESSVVTSYYFGWTTSSVAIFLACLGLTVLPINILVGSYISNMFEDRQILLTSEIIVFVGILFSFNLFVPYTVPQYVISGLVMFVAAEVLEGVNLSLLSRVMSSRLSKGTYNGGLLSTEAGTLARVVADVTITLGGYLGRNHLLNATLLPSLVICIGSIVATCCTYNSLY is encoded by the exons ATGGTGGCTTTTGGGAAATATCTGCAGCGGAAACAAATCGAAGAATGGAGAGG CTATTACATCAATTACAAATTGATGAAGCAGAGAGTAAAGCAATATGCTGAACAAATACGTGGCGGATCTCAACATCCTCGCCATGTTCTCAAAGATTTCTCCAGGATGCTCGATACTCAA ATTGAGAAAACAGTCCTATTCATGTTGGAACAACAAGGGTTGCTGGCAGGGAGATTATCCACGCTGAGGGAAACGCATGATGCTGTTCTCGAGCAGCCTGACATATCGAAAATCGTGGAGCTACGTGAATCATACAGAGACGTTGGAAGAGATCTTCTACAGCTTCTGAAATTCGTTGAGTTGAACGCCATTGGTCTCCGCAAGATACTCAAGAAGTTTGACAAACGTTTTGGCTATAGATTCGCCGACTACTACGTCAAAACCAGGGCTAATCATCCTTACTCACAGCTTCAACAAGTGTTTAAGCATGTG GGTGTAGGAGCTGTTGTTGGAGCCATTTCTCGAAATCTTCATGAGCTTCAAGAAAACGAAGGAAGTTTCTATTCAATCTACGACCAACCTGTTCTTCCACTTCAGGATCCAGTGGTCGAGGCAATTAAGACAGCAGTTGACAAGTTAACAAACTCGACGAGTTTCCTCAACTTCTTGGCACAGCATGCTCTTATCATGCAAGATGATCTCCAGACTCCTTCAGAGGATACCATCGATGAACGGACTTACCATTTTAACTCCTTACTCCTGAACTTAGGAAACACGTTTTTGTACATGGTCAACACATACATCATCGTCCCTACAGCAGATGACTATTCAATGAGCCTCGGAGCTGCAGCTACTGTTTGTGGTGTTGTAATTGGATCTATGGCCGTGGCTCAAGTCTTCTCCTCGGTTTATTTCAGCGCTTGGTCCAACAAATCTTACTTCAAACCTCTTGTGTTTAGTAGCATCGCTCTCTTTATCGGAAACTTAATGTATGCGTTGGCTTATGATGCAAACTCCATTACTCTTCTCTTAGTAGGCCGTCTCTGTTGTGG GCTGGGGTCAGCAAGAGCTGTGAACAGGAGATACATCAGTGATTGTGTGCCTTTGAGAATCAGAATGCAGGCATCTGCAGGCTTTGTGAGTGCTAGTGCTCTTGGAATGGCGTGTGGTCCTGCACTAGCCGGTTTGCTCCAAATCAAATTCAAGTTTTACAAGCTGACGTTTAACCAGTCTACTTTGCCTGGTTGGGTCATGGCTGTGGCGTGGCTGTTCTATTTGGTATGGCTATGCATTTCATTCAAGGAGCCGTTGCGTGATACAGAGGAGCAAGAAAGAAGCAAGCGTAATGAAACAAGTTCAA TGACAGAGAGAATTGAGGAAGGTATTCGGAAGCCGTTGTTGATTACTTCAGGGATCTTGCCGGATGATGAAGAGGATTGCGATGAAAGTGAAGAGTCTGCAGATGATTCTCGCAGACCTGCAAACTCTTTCGGTGATGCATACCGCCTTCTTACTCCATCTGTTAAG GTTCAACTGCTGATCTACTTCATGCTCAAGTACGCAATGGAGATATTACTGTCTGAGTCTAGTGTGGTTACGTCATACTATTTTGGCTGGACAACAAGCTCCGTTGCCATCTTCTTGGCGTGCCTTGGACTCACGGTGCTACCTATCAACATTCTTGTGGGAAGTTACATCAGTAACATGTTTGAAGACAG GCAAATCCTTTTGACGTCTGAGATCATTGTCTTTGTTGGGATCCTCTTCAGTTTTAACTTGTTTGTTCCATACACTGTACCGCAATACGTGATCTCTGGTCTAGTAATGTTCGTTGCTGCTGAAGTACTCGAAG GTGTGAATCTATCATTGTTGTCTCGGGTAATGTCATCAAGGCTATCAAAAGGAACTTACAACGGAGGATTGCTGTCTACGGAAGCTGGGACGCTGGCTAGAGTTGTGGCGGATGTAACTATAACGTTGGGAGGATACTTGGGAAGAAATCATCTGTTGAATGCAACTCTGCTACCATCACTTGTCATCTGCATTGGCTCCATTGTTGCTACTTGTTGTACTTATAACTCTCTCTATTGA
- the LOC106314339 gene encoding uncharacterized mitochondrial protein AtMg00810-like, with translation MKLPQGFQVSDPNKVCRLHKAVYGLKQALRCWFAKLTDALKKYGFKQSCADYSLFVYSKGGIDLRVLIYVDDLLVCGNSTERVDRFKNYLSKCFHMKDLGKLKYFLGIQVGRGGEGFMLTQRKYALDLIEDTGLLGSKPAATPMEQHHKLALDTSPVLRDAERYRRLVGRLIYLSITRPDISYPVHILSQFMKAPREVQWEAALRVVRYLKGTAGQGILISSNEDLSLSVYCDADWSACPVTRRSLSAYVALVGGSPVSWKTKKQKVVSHSSAEAEYRSMAQATREIKWLRRLLFDLGAKQLKPSKLFCDSKSAIYIAANPVFHERTKHIESDCHQVRDALQDGIITTVHVRTHEQVADVLTKALGRVQFETLLFKLGVRNLHLPNLRGSIGG, from the coding sequence ATGAAGTTACCACAAGGCTTTCAAGTGTCTGACCCTAACAAGGTATGCAGGCTGCATAAAGCAGTGTATGGATTGAAACAGGCTCTGAGGTGCTGGTTCGCCAAGTTAACAGATGCTTTGAAGAAGTATGGGTTTAAGCAATCTTGCGCAGATTATTCTCTGTTCGTATATTCAAAGGGTGGAATCGATCTCAGAGTGCTTATATATGTTGATGACCTGCTAGTGTGTGGAAATAGTACGGAGAGAGTTGACAGATTTAAGAATTATCTGAGCAAGTGTTTTCATATGAAGGATTTAGGAAAGTTGAAATACTTTTTGGGAATACAAGTTGGACGTGGTGGAGAAGGATTCATGCTTACTCAGAGAAAATATGCTTTAGATCTAATTGAAGACACTGGGTTACTTGGATCAAAACCAGCGGCTACTCCAATGGAACAACATCACAAACTCGCGTTAGACACAAGTCCGGTTCTTCGTGATGCAGAACGGTATCGAAGATTGGTGGGGCGGTTGATCTACTTGTCCATAACAAGGCCCGATATATCATACCCTGTTCACATTCTTTCACAGTTCATGAAGGCACCTAGAGAAGTGCAGTGGGAAGCTGCGTTACGAGTAGTGAGATATCTTAAAGGGACTGCAGGCCAAGGAATCCTAATCAGTTCAAATGAGGATCTCAGCTTGTCAGTTTATTGTGACGCAGACTGGTCGGCGTGTCCGGTTACAAGGAGGTCATTGAGTGCATATGTTGCTTTGGTTGGTGGGTCGCCTGTGTCTTGGAAGACAAAGAAACAGAAGGTGGTATCTCATTCGTCGGCAGAGGCGGAGTACAGATCCATGGCTCAGGCAACTCGAGAGATTAAATGGCTGCGGCGTTTGTTGTTTGATTTGGGAGCAAAGCAGCTAAAGCCATCAAAGTTGTTTTGTGATAGTAAGTCTGCGATTTACATAGCAGCTAACCCTGTTTTTCATGAGCGAACAAAACACATAGAGTCAGATTGTCATCAGGTGCGAGATGCACTACAGGATGGTATCATCACAACGGTCCATGTTCGTACTCATGAACAAGTAGCAGATGTTCTTACCAAGGCGCTTGGACGTGTACAGTTTGAGACATTGTTGTTCAAGTTGGGAGTGAGAAATCTACACCTTCCCAACTTGAGGGGGAGTATAGGAGGATAA